A region of Paraburkholderia sp. BL23I1N1 DNA encodes the following proteins:
- a CDS encoding 3-hydroxyacyl-CoA dehydrogenase, which yields MEIRDNVFLITGGASGLGAATARLFVENGGKVVLADLNQDAGEALAKELGGVFVKCDVSREDDATQAVEAATKLGTLRGLVNCAGVAPAIKTVGKDGPHPLESFTRTISINLIGTFNMIRLAAAAMSKNEPNANGERGVIINTASVAAFDGQIGQAAYAASKSGVVGMTLPIARDLSRNAIRVMTIAPGIFETPMLLGMPQEVQDALGAMVPFPPRLGKPAEYAILAKQIFDNPMLNGEVIRLDGAIRMQPK from the coding sequence ATGGAGATTCGTGACAACGTATTCCTGATCACCGGCGGTGCATCGGGCTTGGGCGCGGCCACAGCACGCCTTTTCGTCGAGAACGGCGGCAAGGTGGTGCTGGCCGATCTGAATCAGGATGCCGGTGAGGCGCTCGCCAAGGAACTCGGCGGTGTGTTCGTCAAGTGCGATGTGAGCCGCGAAGACGACGCCACGCAAGCCGTCGAAGCTGCCACGAAGCTCGGCACGCTGCGCGGCCTCGTGAATTGCGCGGGCGTAGCACCCGCCATCAAGACGGTCGGCAAAGACGGTCCGCATCCGCTCGAGTCGTTTACCCGCACCATCTCGATCAATCTGATCGGCACCTTCAACATGATCCGGCTCGCCGCCGCGGCCATGTCGAAGAACGAACCGAATGCGAATGGCGAGCGTGGCGTGATCATCAACACGGCATCGGTGGCGGCGTTTGACGGCCAGATCGGCCAGGCTGCTTATGCTGCGTCCAAGAGCGGCGTGGTCGGCATGACGCTGCCGATCGCACGCGACCTGTCGCGCAACGCGATCCGTGTCATGACGATCGCACCGGGCATCTTCGAAACGCCGATGTTGCTGGGCATGCCGCAGGAAGTACAGGACGCGCTCGGCGCGATGGTGCCGTTCCCGCCGCGTCTCGGCAAACCGGCAGAGTACGCAATTCTGGCCAAGCAGATCTTCGACAACCCGATGCTCAACGGCGAAGTGATTCGTCTGGACGGCGCGATCCGGATGCAGCCGAAGTAA
- the adk gene encoding adenylate kinase, giving the protein MRLILLGAPGAGKGTQATFIKEKFGIPQISTGDMLRAAVKAGTPLGLEAKRFMDAGELVTDELIINLVKERLQECDCANGYLFDGFPRTIPQAEAMKQAGVAIDYVLEIDVPFDEIIVRMSGRRSHAASGRTYHVKFNPPKVEGVDDVTGEPLIQRDDDKEETVKKRLDVYVAQTKPLIEYYNNWAQNGDPTTPLKAPQYRRISGLGTVDEIRNRAFDALK; this is encoded by the coding sequence ATGCGTTTGATCCTTTTGGGTGCGCCCGGCGCGGGCAAGGGCACTCAGGCAACTTTCATCAAGGAAAAGTTCGGCATTCCACAAATTTCCACCGGTGACATGCTGCGCGCCGCCGTTAAGGCAGGCACTCCGCTCGGCCTTGAAGCCAAGCGCTTCATGGATGCCGGTGAACTGGTCACAGACGAGCTGATCATCAACCTGGTGAAGGAACGCCTGCAAGAGTGTGATTGCGCGAACGGTTATCTGTTCGACGGTTTTCCGCGCACCATTCCGCAAGCTGAAGCCATGAAGCAGGCGGGCGTCGCGATCGACTACGTGCTGGAAATCGACGTGCCGTTCGACGAGATCATCGTGCGGATGAGCGGGCGCCGCTCGCACGCGGCGTCGGGCCGTACGTATCACGTCAAGTTCAACCCGCCGAAGGTTGAAGGTGTGGATGACGTAACGGGCGAACCGCTGATCCAGCGCGACGACGACAAGGAAGAAACGGTCAAGAAGCGCCTGGACGTGTACGTTGCGCAAACCAAGCCGCTGATCGAGTACTACAACAACTGGGCGCAGAACGGCGACCCGACGACCCCGCTGAAGGCACCGCAATATCGCCGCATTTCGGGCCTTGGCACGGTCGACGAAATTCGCAACCGCGCGTTCGATGCGTTGAAGTAA
- the murJ gene encoding murein biosynthesis integral membrane protein MurJ: MNLFRALLTVSGFTLLSRVTGLARETLIARAFGASQYTDAFYVAFRIPNLLRRISAEGAFSQAFVPILAEFKNQQGHDATKALVDATSTVLAWALAILSVIGVVGASGVVFIVASGLAHEGQAYALAVTMTRIMFPYIIFISLTSLASGVLNTYKNFSLPAFAPVLLNVAFIVAAVFVAPRLQTPVYALAWAVIAGGVLQFAVQLPGLKKIDMLPRIGLNPLKALAHRGVKRVLSKMVPAMFAVSVAQISLIINTNIASRIGPGAVSWINYADRLMEFPTALLGVALGTILLPSLSKAHVDADPHEYSSLLDWGLRVTFLLAAPSAVALFFFAQPLTATLFHYGKFDGNSVVMVGRALSAYGIGLIGLILIKILAPGFYAKQDIKTPVKIGIGVLIVTQLSNYVFVPIFAHAGLTLSVGLGACVNALFLFLGLRKRGIYTPSSGWLKFFVQMLGACLVLAGTMHWLAISFDWIGMHNRPVDRIVLLGACLVLFAALYFGMLWLMGFKYAYFKRRVK, from the coding sequence ATGAATCTATTCCGAGCCCTGCTGACGGTCAGCGGCTTCACGCTGCTGTCGCGCGTGACCGGACTGGCCCGCGAAACGCTGATCGCCCGCGCGTTCGGTGCCAGTCAATATACTGACGCGTTTTACGTCGCCTTCCGCATTCCGAACCTGCTGCGGCGCATTTCCGCCGAGGGTGCGTTCTCCCAGGCCTTCGTGCCGATTCTCGCCGAGTTCAAGAACCAGCAGGGACACGACGCCACCAAAGCGCTCGTCGACGCCACTTCGACCGTGCTTGCCTGGGCACTCGCCATTCTGTCCGTGATCGGCGTGGTGGGGGCGTCGGGCGTGGTGTTCATCGTCGCGTCAGGGCTCGCGCATGAAGGTCAGGCCTATGCGCTCGCGGTCACGATGACGCGCATCATGTTCCCGTACATCATTTTCATCTCGCTGACGTCGCTGGCGTCCGGCGTGCTGAATACGTACAAGAACTTTTCGCTGCCTGCATTCGCCCCGGTTCTGCTGAACGTCGCTTTCATCGTCGCGGCCGTGTTCGTCGCGCCGCGCCTGCAAACGCCTGTGTATGCGCTCGCGTGGGCAGTGATCGCCGGCGGCGTGCTGCAATTCGCCGTACAACTGCCGGGTCTGAAGAAGATCGACATGCTGCCGCGCATCGGTCTGAATCCGCTGAAGGCGCTCGCGCACCGCGGCGTCAAGCGGGTGCTGTCGAAAATGGTGCCGGCGATGTTCGCCGTGTCGGTCGCGCAGATCAGTCTGATCATCAACACCAATATCGCGTCGCGCATCGGTCCGGGCGCCGTCTCGTGGATCAATTACGCCGACCGGCTGATGGAGTTTCCGACCGCGCTGCTCGGCGTCGCGCTTGGCACGATCCTGCTGCCAAGCCTCTCGAAGGCGCACGTGGACGCCGATCCGCACGAGTATTCGTCGCTGCTCGACTGGGGGCTGCGCGTTACCTTCCTGTTGGCCGCGCCGAGCGCCGTCGCGCTGTTCTTCTTCGCTCAACCGCTCACCGCAACACTGTTTCACTACGGCAAGTTCGACGGCAACTCCGTGGTGATGGTGGGCCGCGCGCTGTCTGCCTACGGCATTGGCCTGATCGGCCTGATTCTCATCAAGATCCTCGCGCCCGGTTTTTACGCGAAGCAGGACATCAAGACGCCGGTGAAGATCGGCATCGGCGTGCTGATTGTCACGCAGTTGAGCAACTACGTGTTCGTGCCGATTTTCGCGCATGCGGGTCTCACGCTGAGCGTCGGACTCGGCGCTTGCGTCAATGCGCTATTCCTGTTTCTCGGCTTGCGCAAGCGCGGCATCTATACGCCGTCGAGCGGCTGGCTGAAGTTTTTTGTGCAGATGCTCGGCGCCTGTCTGGTGCTGGCCGGCACGATGCATTGGCTCGCGATCAGCTTCGACTGGATCGGCATGCATAACCGGCCGGTCGATCGCATCGTGTTGCTGGGGGCGTGCCTCGTGCTGTTCGCCGCGCTATATTTCGGTATGCTTTGGCTGATGGGCTTCAAGTACGCGTATTTCAAAAGGCGAGTGAAGTGA
- a CDS encoding DUF3579 domain-containing protein encodes MAEAAPTEYFIQGITSTGKKFRPSDWSERLAGVMACFGPSPGGKGPNAYLQYSLYVRPTMIGDLKCVILDSRLRDIEPMAFDFVLNFAKDNDLLVTEACELQLEHATPQAKRHAI; translated from the coding sequence ATGGCCGAAGCAGCTCCAACCGAATATTTCATTCAGGGCATCACGTCGACCGGGAAAAAATTTCGGCCGAGCGATTGGTCGGAGCGGCTCGCAGGCGTCATGGCATGCTTCGGTCCGAGCCCGGGCGGCAAGGGGCCGAATGCTTACCTGCAATACTCGTTGTACGTCCGACCCACCATGATCGGCGACCTCAAATGCGTGATTCTCGATTCGCGTTTGCGCGACATCGAGCCGATGGCCTTCGATTTCGTCCTGAACTTCGCGAAAGACAATGACCTTCTCGTGACGGAGGCGTGCGAGTTGCAGCTTGAACATGCCACGCCGCAAGCCAAAAGGCATGCGATATAG
- the rpsT gene encoding 30S ribosomal protein S20 gives MANSAQARKRARQAAKANSHNSALRSKFRTAIKAVRKAIEAGDKAKAVEIFQASSKTIDIIADKKIVHKNKAARNKSRLAAALKGLQAPAAQ, from the coding sequence ATGGCTAATTCCGCACAAGCACGCAAGCGCGCCCGCCAGGCCGCGAAGGCAAACTCGCACAACTCGGCACTGCGCTCGAAGTTCCGCACGGCTATCAAGGCTGTCCGCAAGGCAATCGAAGCAGGCGACAAGGCTAAGGCCGTCGAGATCTTCCAGGCATCGTCGAAGACCATCGATATCATCGCCGACAAGAAAATCGTTCACAAGAACAAGGCAGCTCGTAACAAGAGCCGTCTGGCTGCAGCCCTCAAGGGCCTGCAAGCACCCGCAGCGCAGTAA
- the kdsB gene encoding 3-deoxy-manno-octulosonate cytidylyltransferase — protein MTNANVAAPPFIAVVPARLASTRLPNKPLADIGGKPMVVRVAERARESGAQQVLIASDAQAVLDVAREHGFEAVLTRADHPSGTDRLAEVAAQFGWSDETIVVNVQGDEPLIDPALVCGVASHLASSHGCAIATAAHPITDPTEIFNPNVVKVVLDARGVALYFSRAPIPWARDAYQPHWPDVASMPAPPAPAVVHRHIGLYAYRAQFLRTYPSFAISPIEQVEALEQLRAMWHGERIAVLVTQNAPLPGVDTPADLARVQALFGA, from the coding sequence ATGACCAACGCTAACGTCGCCGCTCCTCCGTTCATCGCCGTCGTGCCGGCCCGGCTCGCCTCGACGCGCCTGCCCAACAAACCGCTCGCCGACATTGGCGGTAAGCCGATGGTGGTACGCGTGGCCGAACGCGCGCGCGAATCGGGCGCGCAGCAGGTGCTGATCGCCTCCGACGCGCAAGCAGTGCTGGATGTCGCCCGCGAGCACGGCTTCGAAGCCGTGCTGACGCGCGCCGATCATCCGTCGGGCACCGACCGTCTCGCGGAAGTGGCGGCGCAGTTCGGCTGGAGCGACGAGACGATCGTGGTGAACGTTCAGGGCGACGAGCCGCTGATCGACCCGGCGCTCGTGTGCGGCGTGGCGTCGCACCTGGCATCGAGCCACGGCTGCGCGATCGCCACCGCCGCGCATCCGATCACCGACCCCACGGAAATTTTCAATCCGAACGTCGTCAAGGTCGTGCTCGACGCGCGCGGCGTCGCGCTGTATTTTTCGCGCGCGCCGATTCCATGGGCACGCGACGCGTATCAGCCGCATTGGCCCGACGTGGCGTCGATGCCGGCGCCGCCGGCTCCCGCCGTCGTTCATCGACATATCGGCCTGTACGCGTATCGCGCCCAATTCCTGCGCACGTATCCGAGTTTCGCGATTTCGCCGATCGAGCAGGTCGAAGCACTCGAACAGCTTCGCGCGATGTGGCACGGCGAGCGAATCGCGGTGCTCGTCACTCAGAATGCGCCGCTGCCGGGCGTCGACACGCCCGCCGATCTCGCGCGCGTGCAGGCTTTATTCGGGGCTTGA
- the lpxK gene encoding tetraacyldisaccharide 4'-kinase has translation MSELNNRLEARLAREWQQRGPLAWALTPFACVFAAIAAARRAAFSFGWLKSVRIGVPVVVVGNVTVGGTGKTPTVIALVEALRAAGFKPGVVSRGYGARVKGPTPVLATSAANVGGDEPLLIARRTGAPVWVCPDRVAAAQALCTAHREVDVIVSDDGLQHYRLARDAELVIFDHRLGGNGFLLPAGPLREPLSRRRDATLINDPYARTLPPWPNTFALQLAPADAWHLDNPGLRRPLAQFSGDRVLAAAGIGAPERFFATLRAAGLTPTTRALPDHYAFERNPFTDVDADAILITEKDAVKLGSWHDARIWVVPVEAALDHRLIALVVEKVRGRSPA, from the coding sequence ATGAGCGAATTGAACAACCGTCTCGAAGCGCGCCTTGCGCGTGAGTGGCAGCAACGCGGCCCGCTTGCGTGGGCGCTGACGCCTTTCGCCTGCGTATTCGCCGCGATTGCCGCCGCGCGTCGCGCCGCCTTCTCGTTCGGCTGGCTGAAATCCGTGCGCATTGGCGTGCCGGTGGTGGTGGTCGGCAACGTGACCGTTGGCGGCACCGGCAAGACGCCGACCGTTATCGCGCTGGTCGAAGCCTTGCGCGCCGCCGGCTTTAAACCCGGCGTGGTGTCGCGTGGCTACGGTGCGCGCGTCAAGGGACCGACGCCGGTTCTCGCGACGTCGGCAGCGAACGTCGGCGGCGACGAACCGCTGCTGATCGCGCGCCGCACCGGCGCACCGGTGTGGGTCTGCCCGGACCGGGTCGCGGCCGCGCAAGCGCTGTGCACCGCGCATCGCGAAGTCGACGTGATCGTCAGCGACGACGGCTTGCAGCACTATCGTCTCGCCCGCGACGCCGAACTGGTGATCTTCGATCACCGGCTCGGCGGCAACGGTTTTCTGCTGCCGGCCGGTCCGCTGCGCGAGCCTCTCTCGCGCCGCCGCGATGCCACGCTGATCAACGATCCGTACGCCCGCACGCTGCCCCCCTGGCCGAACACGTTCGCGCTGCAACTCGCGCCAGCCGACGCCTGGCACCTCGACAACCCCGGTCTGCGCCGCCCGCTCGCGCAATTCAGCGGCGATCGCGTGCTGGCCGCGGCCGGCATCGGCGCGCCGGAGCGTTTTTTCGCGACGCTGCGCGCGGCCGGTCTCACGCCCACCACCCGCGCCTTGCCGGATCACTACGCGTTCGAGCGCAATCCTTTTACGGACGTCGACGCGGATGCCATCCTGATAACCGAAAAGGATGCGGTAAAATTAGGGTCCTGGCACGACGCGCGCATCTGGGTTGTCCCTGTCGAAGCCGCGCTCGATCATCGCCTCATTGCATTAGTTGTGGAGAAAGTCCGTGGACGCTCGCCTGCTTGA
- a CDS encoding Trm112 family protein produces MDARLLEILVCPICKGPLSYDRSAQELICNADKLAYPIRDGIPVMLVDEARQTVEGTPVDLNPGSVA; encoded by the coding sequence GTGGACGCTCGCCTGCTTGAAATTCTCGTCTGCCCGATCTGCAAGGGCCCGCTCAGCTACGACCGTTCGGCGCAGGAACTGATCTGCAATGCGGACAAGCTTGCCTATCCGATCCGCGACGGCATCCCCGTGATGCTGGTCGACGAAGCACGGCAGACCGTGGAAGGCACGCCGGTCGATCTGAATCCGGGCTCCGTTGCCTGA
- the xseA gene encoding exodeoxyribonuclease VII large subunit: MNPESPFASSATPGGEVVVPVSALNRAIGTMLERSFPLVWVSGEVSNFTRAASGHWYFSIKDAQAQMRCVMFRGRAQYAEFTPREGDRIEVRALVTMYEPRGELQLNVEAVRRTGQGRLYEAFLKLKAQLEAEGLFAAERKRALPPHPRAIGIVTSLQAAALRDVVTTLSRRAPHIPVIVYPAPVQGVGASARLAAMVDAASARREVDVLIVCRGGGSIEDLWAFNEEALARAIAESAIPVVSGVGHETDFTIADFAADVRAPTPTGAAELVSPQRVLLLRELDHRHATLARGFGRMMERRAQQLDWLARRLVSPAERLARQRTHLQQLSVRLALAGARPVRDARARFSLLQMRWERWRPDLAAHQAKLGNLAQRLDTALLRQHERQTARIDTLAARLEVLSPKRTLERGYAAVLDAQSGRAVRAPSSLKPGRRLTVHLAEGAADIALADVQPRLTDGF, translated from the coding sequence ATGAATCCCGAAAGCCCGTTTGCTTCGTCGGCTACGCCCGGCGGTGAAGTTGTCGTCCCCGTTTCCGCGCTCAATCGCGCGATTGGCACGATGCTCGAACGCTCGTTTCCGCTCGTCTGGGTGTCGGGCGAAGTCTCGAACTTCACGCGTGCCGCGAGCGGCCATTGGTATTTCTCGATCAAGGACGCTCAGGCGCAGATGCGCTGCGTGATGTTCCGCGGTCGCGCGCAATACGCCGAGTTCACGCCGCGCGAAGGCGACCGTATCGAAGTGCGCGCGCTGGTGACAATGTACGAGCCGCGCGGCGAGCTGCAACTGAATGTGGAAGCGGTGCGCCGCACGGGGCAGGGGCGTCTTTATGAAGCCTTTCTCAAGCTGAAGGCGCAACTCGAAGCCGAGGGTCTCTTTGCCGCCGAACGCAAACGCGCGTTGCCGCCTCATCCGCGCGCGATCGGCATTGTGACATCGCTTCAGGCCGCCGCATTGCGTGACGTCGTGACCACCTTGTCGCGGCGCGCGCCGCACATTCCGGTGATCGTCTATCCGGCACCGGTGCAGGGCGTGGGCGCCAGCGCCAGGCTGGCCGCGATGGTCGACGCGGCCAGCGCGCGCCGCGAGGTCGATGTGCTGATCGTGTGCCGCGGCGGCGGCTCGATTGAAGACCTGTGGGCGTTCAACGAAGAAGCGCTCGCGCGTGCCATCGCTGAAAGTGCGATACCGGTGGTAAGCGGCGTGGGTCACGAAACCGATTTCACGATTGCCGACTTCGCCGCCGACGTGCGCGCACCGACGCCTACCGGCGCCGCCGAACTCGTCAGCCCGCAGCGCGTGCTGTTGCTGCGCGAGCTCGATCATCGGCATGCGACGCTCGCGCGCGGTTTTGGCCGCATGATGGAGCGCCGCGCCCAGCAACTCGACTGGCTCGCGCGCCGGCTCGTGTCGCCGGCCGAGCGGCTCGCGCGGCAGCGCACCCACCTGCAGCAATTGAGCGTGCGCCTCGCTTTGGCGGGTGCGCGTCCCGTGCGTGATGCACGAGCGCGTTTTTCTCTGCTGCAGATGCGCTGGGAGCGCTGGCGCCCCGATCTCGCCGCGCATCAGGCGAAGCTCGGCAATCTCGCGCAGCGTCTGGACACCGCATTGTTACGCCAGCATGAACGTCAGACCGCGCGTATCGACACGCTGGCCGCGCGGCTCGAAGTACTGAGTCCGAAGCGCACACTGGAGCGTGGCTATGCCGCCGTGCTCGATGCGCAGAGCGGCCGCGCGGTGCGCGCGCCGTCGTCGCTGAAACCGGGGCGGCGCCTCACGGTGCATCTCGCCGAAGGGGCTGCTGACATTGCCCTCGCCGATGTGCAACCGCGCCTGACCGACGGTTTCTGA
- the argF gene encoding ornithine carbamoyltransferase: MTAKKIRHYLQFKDFSLEDYEYVLERARILKRKFKNYETYHPLHDRTLAMIFEKNSTRTRLSFEAGIFQLGGHAVFMSTRDTQLGRGEPIEDAAQVISRMVDIIMIRTFGQDILQRFAENSRVPVINGLTNEYHPCQVLADIFTYFEHRGPIRDKTVAWVGDANNMLYTWIEAAQILGFKLRLSTPPGYKLDPAMVAPESAPFYQEFDDPNEACAGADLVTTDVWTSMGFEAENEARKKAFADWCVDADMMARANSDALFMHCLPAHRGEEVSAEVIDGPQSVVWDEAENRLHVQKALMEYLLLGKLNH, from the coding sequence ATGACCGCCAAGAAAATTCGCCACTACCTGCAGTTCAAGGATTTCTCGCTGGAAGACTACGAGTACGTGCTGGAACGCGCGCGCATTCTGAAACGCAAATTCAAGAACTACGAGACCTACCACCCGCTGCACGATCGCACGCTGGCGATGATCTTCGAGAAAAATTCGACGCGCACGCGCCTGTCGTTCGAAGCCGGCATCTTCCAGTTGGGCGGCCACGCCGTCTTCATGAGCACGCGCGACACGCAACTGGGCCGCGGTGAGCCGATCGAAGACGCAGCGCAAGTGATCTCGCGCATGGTCGACATCATCATGATCCGCACGTTCGGCCAGGACATCCTTCAGCGCTTCGCGGAGAATTCGCGCGTGCCGGTGATCAATGGGCTGACCAACGAATATCACCCGTGCCAGGTGCTGGCGGACATCTTCACGTACTTCGAGCATCGCGGTCCGATTCGCGACAAGACGGTCGCGTGGGTCGGCGACGCGAACAACATGCTGTACACATGGATCGAAGCCGCCCAGATTCTCGGCTTCAAGCTGCGCCTGTCCACGCCGCCGGGCTACAAGCTCGACCCCGCCATGGTCGCGCCTGAAAGCGCGCCGTTCTATCAGGAATTCGACGACCCGAACGAGGCCTGCGCGGGCGCCGACCTGGTCACCACAGACGTGTGGACCAGCATGGGCTTCGAGGCCGAAAACGAGGCCCGCAAGAAAGCCTTCGCCGACTGGTGCGTAGACGCCGACATGATGGCGCGCGCCAATTCCGATGCATTGTTCATGCACTGCCTGCCCGCCCACCGCGGCGAGGAAGTCAGCGCTGAAGTGATCGACGGCCCGCAAAGCGTCGTGTGGGACGAGGCGGAAAATCGTCTGCACGTGCAAAAGGCGTTGATGGAATACCTGCTGCTCGGCAAGCTCAATCACTGA
- a CDS encoding SirB1 family protein, translating to MTRVLDYFSTLVAEDDSLPLTEAALSLAQDAYPDLDLQGTLAEIDELVVRLQRRMPDDADIRQKVGILNRFFFRELGFASNLNDYYDPDNSHLNAVLKRRRGIPISLAVLYLEMAEQIGIPARGVSFPGQFLLRVTTPDGDVMLDPTSGHSLSESQMVDMLEPYVASAGESVSRALRMLLQPATRREIIARMLRNLKSTYLQTERWQRLLAVQQRLVILLPESIEEVRDRGFAYARLDYLRPALEDLERYLGDRPDAEDATVVESQLHELRQRTQYDDHD from the coding sequence ATGACGCGAGTTCTCGACTATTTCAGCACGCTGGTTGCCGAAGATGACAGCCTGCCGCTGACCGAGGCGGCGCTCTCGCTTGCGCAGGACGCTTACCCCGATCTCGATTTGCAAGGCACGTTGGCCGAGATCGACGAGCTGGTCGTGCGTTTGCAGCGCCGCATGCCGGACGACGCCGATATCAGGCAGAAAGTCGGCATTCTGAACCGGTTCTTCTTCCGCGAGCTGGGTTTCGCCAGCAACCTCAACGATTATTACGACCCCGACAACAGTCATCTGAACGCGGTGCTCAAGCGGCGCCGCGGCATTCCGATTTCGCTGGCGGTGCTGTATCTGGAGATGGCCGAGCAGATCGGCATTCCGGCGCGCGGCGTGTCGTTTCCGGGTCAATTCCTGTTGCGCGTGACCACGCCGGATGGCGACGTGATGCTCGACCCGACCAGTGGGCATTCACTGTCCGAATCGCAGATGGTGGATATGCTGGAGCCGTATGTGGCGTCGGCGGGCGAGTCGGTGAGCCGGGCGCTGCGCATGTTGTTGCAACCGGCCACGCGCCGCGAGATCATCGCTCGCATGCTGCGAAATCTGAAGTCGACTTATCTTCAGACGGAACGCTGGCAGCGTTTGTTGGCGGTGCAGCAGCGTCTTGTGATCCTGTTGCCGGAAAGTATCGAGGAAGTGCGCGATCGCGGTTTCGCCTATGCGCGGCTCGACTATCTGCGTCCGGCACTCGAGGATCTCGAACGATATCTCGGTGACCGGCCGGATGCGGAAGACGCAACGGTGGTGGAGTCGCAGTTGCATGAACTGCGTCAGCGCACCCAATACGACGACCACGACTGA